A region of the Aethina tumida isolate Nest 87 chromosome 3, icAetTumi1.1, whole genome shotgun sequence genome:
GCGGCCTAGGATTCTATTATAGACGACgatttattactataattacgtactatgatattttttatatgtctaAAAGATCACTAAAGAAATGTAATGCCAAATTTAGTTTGTAAGGGATAATATATGTTCAATTTTGTAAAGACTAGAACAATTTGTATATTGTAAATGATATATCATAATCAGGGTATGTattcaagaatatttaatttaatttatttaaaataaattattatctgtattgatttattaataaattgtatattacaattaacaattagtGTTTTGCTTAATTCTCTCTCGTTTTAGATGCCACCGAAACATCCATGGTATGTACCCATTTTAATTAAGCCTGTTATGTGTGTTGTTTACTCGTGAACCAACGCAGGTTTTAACGtaaacaattgtttattacCAGAGCCCAGCATGGGATCGGCCCTATCCTACATAGAAATGTTCAAGCCGTCCCCCACGAACATCCTGTTGTGGAGGTGCAAGGCTTGCAGCAAAGAGGTGTCGAACAGATGGCACCACTTCCACTCGCACACGCCCCAAAGATCTTTGTGCCCGTATTGTCCGGCCACCTACAGTCGCATTGACACACTAAGAAGCCACATGAGGTCCAAGCACATGATACTGATGAAGCAacctttgtaaatttaattttacgtaGCTTATACAGTTCCATGTTGTAGTGTGcttgtgtaaatattgtaattaatgtgCGGAATTAACCAATGCAGTagataaaattctataatagTTCAGTTTTATTCATGTAATTGTATAATAGCTGTGATATAAAAAGGACCTAATTGTGTTACTTGTAATCTTGTTCAAGTCAAATTAATGTGATACttctacaattattaaaaacgacAATTTGTGGCATATAATTGAATCTAAATTGTTCTCCAGTAAGTTATTGTTAACTTAGATATTACAAAATCTAgtaaatttagattctttatatactcccataaacatattatattaaatgtttatgcaAATTATATACGTAagcttcaaatattatatttataatggttGAAGACAATGTGTGATATTTGAGTTGCTAAATTGATGTAATTAATGTGTAGTATTATGGATGTTAACAGTATAAAATTACTATGtagttagtttattatttgagactgatataaatattgtatgtatttttgtaaataaattcgaGTAACGTTAAAAAACTGTCTCCTTTCTccttacaaaaatttaatttatttaacaacaccacatcttaatatttatataaaaaacctcGTAaccattcatatttatttgccCCTAAGACTAGGACTTCAAAACCTTATTAATTAAGTAGGAATGTAGTGTATTAAGAAAACATGGAATTGTGCAATGTTTCTATGTCAGCTTCCCGTTCCTTAGCCCTTAATTTCTCCTTCCTGTAAGCTTCATAATCCTCGTCATCTGTTTTCAACTCGTATCGACAAAGGGGGCAGGAATTGGTCTACaattaaaaccataaaatgCTTGACAATAAAGTTTGAGTAGTTAGTCATACTTTCTGCAGCCAAGGCAGGATGCACTCAGAATGATAAACGTGATTGCAGGGCATCTTCCTGGCTACTTCGCCTTTCTCGTGCTCCTTCAAGCAAACAGGGCACTGAGTCCCTGAAAccgatttattgtattatagcTAATTACGAGGGTGTGGAATACCTGTCTCGGAAATTTCTTGCGTTGGCAAGTTGTCCACCACTTCTTTGGACGCAGGGGGCGGCAATTTGCCCCCCAAAAGCTCGTTGAACATGTTAAAGTCGCGCAACAGGCGGACGAAGTGCAGATAGTTGTCGGGGCGTTCTCCCTCACCCAAAGGGGTCCAACTCATCTCTTGAAAATAGTCTGCCATTCTCGGACTACGGTGTTTACTTGGGTGatgacaaacaaaattttaggttACACGATTTTGACAGCTGTCAAAGTggggaatatattttaatttttttcttataactCTCAGTTTctcttaaaaataactaatacatttttcattacttaaatgaatttaagtttaattttgagtaatatttttgtaatgccTACTAAACAAGTATTTGGCTGTTAACATTTATAACTGATGGCAATTTTCACCTGTCATAACGATTTACTGTCAAAGTATCCGGAGTATTCACGTTTTTTggcaacataaataatttaatttgaattgtataATTCATGCTTTAGTCCAAATTTGCAACAACATATCCACCGTAAAAATCACTGTTTTATTCATTGGCAGTAAATAATACAGTAAGTACACtaacataaacaataatcttaactaatttatacaattttaggcTGAAGATTATGATATAAACAGGAATAGTTTCGGACTGACGTAAAATGAATACCGTCGCTGTAACCGGTCTACTAATATTAACAGTAAATTTAGCAACAGGAGCCCCACTACAAAatccattttataaaaatttaactttaaaatgtcaGGGTATTGAAAATTCTCCTGACATCCTAAACTCAAAAATACTTGATCGgtgtaataatacaaatttctcTGAAGACAATGGAAAACTTTCTAATACTGTGGAAAATGCATTTTGcatattattctttaatagTTTAGTatcattttgtaataattctgCACCACTAGGCAAAGATGTGGTACTACCCAAATTTACATCCATCCCTGTGGATCAGTTGTGTGCAGATTTCAACATCAATGAATTATCCAATGGTGCATTTACTAATCAGGATTGCACAGGTTTTTGTAAAACACAATTCTTTAATGATATTTGTTTGGCGTCTTATTACCTTAGCAAGGTGCACAAGCCACAGAACAAGACATTGGGGGTATCACCGACTAAAAGTGAAAACCTTGAAACTAATGACAACCAATCAGGTATAACAACCACCCAGTTAAGCAACTCGAACAGCATCAAGGAGACCAATACGGGCATCAAATCCGAACCAATCGCTTCTAAGACTGACGTAAAAATAACTGAAGTCCACAACCGAACCTCAGCAGAAAAGACGCCAATAATCAGTGAAGCTATGGCTAAACCAACCCCAGAAATCAAAAGCAAAACTGAAGTTAAAGTGGAGGCACCCCCAGTGGAGCCGGCACTTAAAACCCAAGTGGTACTGGAAGGTAGCACAAAGACCCCCGAAAAACAGGAGTCGAAAAAACCCGAGACAAATGTGCCGTTAATCGACAAGTCCCAAGACATGGTGGAGCCACCCTTGGAAGAGGAGGAGCAGCAAAGCAAAGACCCGGAAGAAGACCTTGATGATAATGAGGACGCCCTACAAGACATTTGTAAGTTAATCAACAATAATTTGGTATTAAATTACAACTAACGCTTATGTCTTGTTTCAGCCTCAAAACAGAGTGACAACAAAGGTATACTACAGTTATTTGTTTAGGTTTAAATCTTACGTTAACAATTTTAGGCcctcaaaaatcaaaaatcacGGAGCAGGAGTCGATTTATGCAACCGAAGAAATGGATGGGGATTCCTACTTCTTCTCCTATTTCATGGTGATTTGCCTGCTGATTGTTTTAGGATACGTAGGTTATCACAATCGACAAAAGGTACAAGTAAATTGTAATCAATTTATTCGATTTTATGTCACTAATTTATTTGCAGCTGTTCGCTTTAGTCATTGAAGGAAAGAGAGGCAAGAGACAGTACAGAGGTCGAAGACCAAATTCTGCCAATTACCATAAATTGGACAGCAATTTGGAGGAGGCCATCACAT
Encoded here:
- the LOC109601174 gene encoding E3 ubiquitin-protein ligase RNF181; translation: MADYFQEMSWTPLGEGERPDNYLHFVRLLRDFNMFNELLGGKLPPPASKEVVDNLPTQEISETGTQCPVCLKEHEKGEVARKMPCNHVYHSECILPWLQKTNSCPLCRYELKTDDEDYEAYRKEKLRAKEREADIETLHNSMFS
- the LOC109601175 gene encoding trans-Golgi network integral membrane protein TGN38, coding for MNTVAVTGLLILTVNLATGAPLQNPFYKNLTLKCQGIENSPDILNSKILDRCNNTNFSEDNGKLSNTVENAFCILFFNSLVSFCNNSAPLGKDVVLPKFTSIPVDQLCADFNINELSNGAFTNQDCTGFCKTQFFNDICLASYYLSKVHKPQNKTLGVSPTKSENLETNDNQSGITTTQLSNSNSIKETNTGIKSEPIASKTDVKITEVHNRTSAEKTPIISEAMAKPTPEIKSKTEVKVEAPPVEPALKTQVVLEGSTKTPEKQESKKPETNVPLIDKSQDMVEPPLEEEEQQSKDPEEDLDDNEDALQDISSKQSDNKGPQKSKITEQESIYATEEMDGDSYFFSYFMVICLLIVLGYVGYHNRQKLFALVIEGKRGKRQYRGRRPNSANYHKLDSNLEEAITSDCSKNTSHVIY